One part of the Oceanihabitans sp. IOP_32 genome encodes these proteins:
- the ribD gene encoding bifunctional diaminohydroxyphosphoribosylaminopyrimidine deaminase/5-amino-6-(5-phosphoribosylamino)uracil reductase RibD, giving the protein MKRCLEIAKNGLGSTRPNPMVGSVIVHNNKIIGEGYTSKYGGNHAEVNAINAVTDKSLLKASTLYVTLEPCSHFGKTPPCSDFIIKHQIANVVIGCMDDNEQVAGQGIKKLKNAGCNVIVGVLEDDCKAHHKRFFTFHNKKRPYIVLKWAETLDGFIAPSTKKNNTPVWITNTFSRQLVHQWRSEEQAILVGTTTVAQDNPSLTVRDWTGQNPIRIVIDRKNKCSKKHAIFNAAAETIVISEKEINFDSNVAKQICDLLHKKNINSMIIEGGTKTLQTFIDENLWDEARVFTGNTTFKQGVKAPVFSGRFIKEKKIKTDSLKIYQND; this is encoded by the coding sequence CATAATAACAAAATAATTGGCGAAGGTTACACCAGTAAATACGGTGGTAATCATGCCGAAGTAAATGCTATAAATGCGGTAACAGATAAGTCTTTATTAAAAGCATCTACGCTTTATGTCACTTTAGAACCTTGCTCCCATTTTGGTAAAACACCGCCTTGCAGCGATTTCATTATTAAACACCAAATTGCAAATGTGGTTATTGGCTGTATGGACGATAACGAGCAAGTTGCGGGTCAAGGTATTAAGAAACTAAAAAATGCGGGTTGTAATGTTATTGTAGGCGTTCTGGAAGACGACTGCAAAGCACACCATAAACGTTTTTTTACTTTTCATAATAAAAAAAGACCTTACATTGTGTTAAAATGGGCCGAAACCCTTGATGGTTTTATAGCCCCAAGCACCAAAAAAAATAACACCCCCGTTTGGATTACCAATACTTTTTCTAGGCAACTTGTACACCAATGGCGCAGCGAAGAACAGGCTATTTTAGTGGGTACTACCACGGTTGCTCAAGACAATCCGAGTTTAACTGTGAGAGATTGGACTGGACAAAACCCGATAAGAATAGTGATTGATAGAAAAAACAAATGCTCTAAAAAACACGCAATTTTTAATGCAGCTGCTGAAACGATTGTAATTTCAGAAAAAGAAATAAATTTTGATTCTAATGTCGCCAAACAAATTTGTGATTTACTACACAAAAAAAATATAAATTCAATGATTATTGAAGGCGGAACAAAAACACTTCAAACCTTTATAGACGAAAACTTGTGGGACGAAGCTCGTGTATTTACTGGAAACACCACCTTTAAACAAGGTGTTAAAGCCCCTGTATTTAGTGGTCGATTTATAAAAGAAAAAAAAATAAAAACAGACAGTCTTAAAATATATCAAAATGATTAA